Proteins encoded within one genomic window of Setaria italica strain Yugu1 chromosome IV, Setaria_italica_v2.0, whole genome shotgun sequence:
- the LOC101761473 gene encoding peroxisomal acyl-coenzyme A oxidase 1: protein MAMDAVDHLAAERAAARFDVEEMKVAWAGSRHAVDVEDRMARLVASDPVFRKDNRTMLSRKDLFKDTLRKAAHAWKRIVELRLTEEEANLLRLYVDQPGYVDLHWGMFVPAIQGQGTEEQQQKWLPLAYKFQIIGCYAQTELGHGSNVQGLETTATFDPNTDEFVIHSPTLTSSKWWPGGLGKASTHAVVYARLITEGKDYGIHGFIVQLRSLEDHSPLPGVTLGDIGGKFGSGAYNSMDNGVLRFDHVRIPRDQMLMRLSQVTREGKYVHSGVPKQLLYGTMVFVRQSIVADASKALSRAVCIAVRYSAIRKQFGSKDGGPETQVLNYKTQQSRLFPLLASAYAFRFVGDWLSWLYMDVTQKLEAKDFSTLQESHACTAGLKAVTTSATADAIEECRKLCGGHGYLNSSGLPELFAVYVPACTYEGDNVVLLLQVARILMKTVSQLASGKQPVGTMAYMGKVQYLMQCKCAVNTAEDWLNPVAIQEAFEARALRMAVNCAQNISQASSQEEGFYERSPDLLEAAVAHIQLIIVTKFMEKVQQDIPGHGVKEQLENLCNVYALYILHKHLGDFLATGCITPKQGALANEQLGKLYAQVRPNAVALVDAFNYTDHYLGSVLGRYDGNVYPALYEEAWKDPLNETVVPEGYHEYLRPLLKQQLNLSSRL from the exons ATGGCCATGGACGCAGTGGACCACCTCGCCGCCGAGAGGGCCGCCGCGCGCTTCGACGTCGAAGAGATGAAGGTCGCATGGGCCGGCTCGCGCCACGCCGTCGACGTCGAGGACCGCATGGCACGCCTCGTCGCATCCGACCCT GTCTTCCGCAAGGATAACAGGACCATGCTCTCCAGGAAGGACCTGTTCAAGGACACTTTAAGAAAGGCAGCCCATGCGTGGAAGCGCATTGTCGAGCTACGTCTTACAG AAGAGGAAGCAAATTTGTTGAGGTTATATGTCGACCAGCCTGGTTATGTTGATCTGCATTGG GGCATGTTCGTCCCTGCTATACAAGGGCAAGGGactgaggagcagcagcagaagtGGTTACCACTGGCTTACAAGTTCCAAATAATTGGGTGCTATGCTCAGACTGAACTTGGTCACGGCTCAAATGTTCAGGGACTTGAAACAACTGCTACATTTGATCCAAACACTGATGAGTTTGTCATCCACAGTCCAACTCTGACATCCAGCAAA TGGTGGCCTGGTGGCTTAGGGAAAGCTTCCACTCATGCAGTGGTGTACGCTCGGTTGATAACTGAAGGAAAGGACTACGGCATTCATG GTTTCATTGTGCAACTGAGAAGCTTAGAGGATCACTCCCCGCTTCCTGGTGTTACCCTTGGTGATATTGGTGGAAAATTTGGCAGCGGTGCTTATAACAGTATGGATAATGGTGTCCTGCGATTTGATCATGTGCGTATCCCTAGGGATCAAATGTTGATGAG GCTTTCACAAGTTACAAGGGAGGGGAAATATGTTCACTCAGGTGTTCCAAAGCAGCTGCTTTATGGAACAATGGTTTTTGTTCGTCAATCAATTGTCGCGGATGCTTCTAAGGCTTTGTCCCGTGCTGTTTGCATTGCTGTACGATACAGCGCAATCCGAAAGCAGTTTGGCTCTAAAGATGGTGGCCCTGAGACTCAG GTCCTTAATTACAAGACTCAACAAAGCAGACTCTTTCCATTGCTGGCTTCAGCTTATGCATTTAGATTCGTGGGTGATTGGCTCAGCTGGCTATACATGGATGTCACTCAGAAACTGGAAGCTAAGGACTTCTCAACACTGCAAGAATCTCATGCATGTACTGCGGGTTTGAAGGCTGTGACAACATCTGCAACAGCT GATGCAATTGAAGAATGCCGAAAGCTCTGTGGTGGGCATGGTTACTTGAACAGCAGTGGGCTTCCTGAATTATTTGCCGTTTATGTTCCTGCTTGCACCTATGAAGGAGACAATGTTGTTTTGCTTTTGCAG GTTGCACGGATTCTAATGAAGACTGTTTCTCAATTGGCTTCTGGGAAGCAACCTGTTGGTACAATGGCTTACATGGGCAAAGTACAATATTTGATGCAATGCAAATGTGCTGTCAATACAG CCGAAGATTGGCTTAACCCTGTTGCCATACAAGAGGCATTTGAAGCCAGGGCTCTCAGGATGGCGGTAAACTGCGCCCAGAATATAAGCCAAGCATCAAGCCAAGAGGAAG GTTTCTATGAGAGGTCCCCAGATTTGCTTGAGGCTGCAGTAGCTCACATCCAGTTGATTATTGTAACCAA GTTCATGGAGAAGGTGCAGCAAGACATCCCTGGACATGGAGTGAAGGAACAGCTGGAGAACCTTTGCAATGTTTACGCGCTGTACATTCTCCACAAGCACCTGGGCGACTTCCTGGCGACTGGGTGCATCACGCCAAAGCAGGGAGCGCTGGCAAACGAGCAGCTGGGGAAGCTGTACGCGCAG GTGCGGCCGAATGCTGTTGCGCTGGTGGATGCGTTCAACTACACGGATCACTACCTGGGGTCTGTGCTGGGGCGGTACGACGGGAACGTGTACCCGGCCCTGTACGAGGAGGCGTGGAAGGACCCTCTGAACGAGACGGTGGTGCCGGAGGGGTACCACGAGTACCTCCGCCCATTGCTCAAGCAGCAGCTCAACCTCTCCTCCAGGCTCTGA